In one window of Eggerthella guodeyinii DNA:
- a CDS encoding alpha/beta fold hydrolase: MSTVGKRRIGMIAAVVVGVLSVCIAAALAWYVDANRHGEERDLAKAYAAGFVEKQAQVSVLVRGEEAPGSAAIATVNYAEGPDNGPALVLVHGQSMQWEDYARVLPDLAARYHVFAVDCFGHGESSHDEALYSCQAIGEALKAFVAQEIGGPYLVSGHSSGGVIAAWLAANDAERVTGCVLEDPPFFRVTPDEMRQEPGCFVWKDAFEVTHAFLNQDEVADPAVFYAQHSYLFGLFGGLQSQIAAWTEAERAARPDAHLTLAWVPHDWVRGLYFYDDFDVRFSETFYDGSWFDGVDQAEVLSRIACPTVYLKAKTNYGDDGTLFAANSDDDAARVRQLVANCETTVVESGHDIHYEKPRTFIEAVDAVGAARSTSRG, translated from the coding sequence ATGAGCACCGTTGGGAAGAGGAGGATCGGCATGATCGCAGCTGTCGTCGTAGGAGTGCTGTCGGTGTGCATCGCGGCCGCGCTGGCGTGGTACGTGGATGCCAACCGCCACGGCGAGGAGCGCGATCTCGCGAAGGCGTACGCGGCCGGTTTCGTGGAGAAGCAGGCGCAGGTGAGCGTGCTGGTGCGTGGCGAAGAAGCGCCCGGCAGCGCCGCCATCGCCACCGTCAACTACGCCGAGGGCCCCGACAACGGCCCGGCGCTCGTGCTCGTGCACGGCCAGTCGATGCAGTGGGAGGACTACGCGCGCGTGCTGCCCGACCTGGCCGCACGCTACCACGTGTTCGCCGTCGACTGCTTCGGCCACGGCGAGTCGAGCCATGACGAGGCGCTCTACTCGTGCCAGGCCATCGGCGAGGCGCTCAAGGCCTTCGTCGCGCAGGAGATCGGCGGCCCGTACCTCGTGTCAGGCCATTCGTCGGGCGGCGTCATCGCCGCCTGGTTGGCCGCCAACGACGCCGAGCGGGTGACGGGGTGCGTGCTGGAAGATCCGCCGTTTTTCCGCGTGACGCCGGACGAGATGCGGCAGGAGCCCGGCTGCTTCGTATGGAAGGACGCATTCGAAGTGACGCACGCCTTCCTCAACCAGGACGAAGTGGCCGACCCCGCTGTGTTCTACGCGCAGCACAGCTACCTGTTCGGCCTGTTCGGCGGCTTGCAGTCCCAGATCGCCGCGTGGACGGAGGCCGAGCGCGCCGCCCGGCCCGACGCGCATCTCACGCTGGCGTGGGTGCCGCACGATTGGGTGCGCGGCCTGTACTTCTACGATGACTTCGACGTGCGATTCAGCGAGACGTTCTACGACGGCTCCTGGTTCGACGGCGTCGACCAAGCCGAGGTGCTGAGCCGCATCGCGTGCCCCACCGTGTACCTCAAGGCGAAGACGAACTACGGCGATGACGGCACCCTGTTTGCCGCCAACTCCGACGACGACGCCGCGCGCGTGCGGCAGCTCGTGGCAAACTGCGAGACGACGGTCGTCGAATCGGGCCACGACATCCACTACGAGAAGCCCCGGACGTTCATCGAGGCCGTGGACGCCGTCGGGGCCGCTCGTTCCACGAGCCGCGGCTGA